A window of the Cystobacter fuscus genome harbors these coding sequences:
- a CDS encoding peptidylprolyl isomerase → MSPALRLSTLAVLALVGCERSPAPGQARVDLRHTRAPGGTPVVSWSGDRVTAEELRQRLEEMSPAQRERYQTLERKREYVESLARYELLVQEALARGLQDDPEVVAATKRALVSRLMRVRLDDALPPVSEAQLAEAYARHHEDYVRPEQVRLSHLFLAAPRSDAARVAHARETAGKLLTEARALPPTDFAAFGRLARAHSEEPRTQPLDGDLRYRSFEELARDFGPEVAEAARLLVPTGPGTLSGVIQTDSGLHVLQLTGHQPALNQTLEDVRVALSGRLTQEQRARAWTEWSSELEHRAALTVDAAALARVHVDLNAPVRPASGPAPGSLPAPFPSVQVTPP, encoded by the coding sequence ATGTCCCCCGCCCTCCGCCTCTCCACCCTCGCCGTGCTGGCCCTCGTGGGCTGCGAGCGGAGTCCCGCTCCAGGCCAGGCCCGGGTGGATCTGCGCCATACCCGCGCGCCCGGAGGCACGCCCGTCGTCTCCTGGAGTGGAGACCGGGTGACGGCCGAGGAGCTGCGCCAGCGCCTGGAGGAGATGAGCCCCGCGCAGCGCGAGCGCTACCAGACCCTGGAGCGCAAGCGCGAGTACGTCGAGAGCCTCGCGCGCTACGAGCTGCTCGTCCAGGAGGCCCTCGCGCGCGGGTTGCAGGACGACCCCGAGGTGGTGGCGGCCACCAAGCGGGCGCTCGTGTCCCGGCTCATGCGCGTGCGGCTCGACGACGCCCTCCCCCCCGTGTCCGAGGCCCAGCTCGCCGAGGCCTACGCCCGCCACCACGAGGACTACGTGCGCCCGGAGCAGGTGCGGCTCTCCCACCTCTTCCTCGCGGCCCCCCGCTCGGACGCGGCCCGGGTGGCCCACGCGCGCGAGACGGCCGGGAAGCTGCTCACCGAGGCCCGCGCGCTGCCGCCCACGGACTTCGCCGCCTTCGGACGGCTCGCGCGCGCGCACAGCGAGGAGCCTCGCACCCAGCCCCTGGATGGGGACCTGCGCTACCGCTCGTTCGAGGAGCTCGCGCGGGACTTCGGGCCCGAGGTGGCCGAGGCGGCGCGCCTGCTCGTGCCCACCGGCCCGGGGACGCTCAGCGGCGTGATCCAGACGGACTCCGGACTGCACGTGCTCCAGCTCACCGGCCACCAGCCGGCGTTGAACCAGACGCTCGAGGACGTGCGCGTCGCCCTGTCCGGCCGGCTCACCCAGGAGCAGCGCGCCCGCGCCTGGACGGAGTGGAGCTCCGAGCTCGAGCACCGCGCGGCCCTCACGGTGGACGCCGCCGCGCTCGCGCGGGTGCACGTGGACCTGAACGCCCCCGTGCGGCCCGCGAGCGGCCCCGCCCCCGGTAGCCTTCCCGCCCCCTTCCCGTCCGTCCAGGTGACGCCGCCATGA
- a CDS encoding alpha/beta fold hydrolase produces the protein MADLFSRAVNREGEGLLTLPFKPDELYRVPTDDGAAVALGRYHARGERRWAEPVILCHGLGVNRFHMDFDERYSLARYLARAGFETWVMELRGRGLAGPCGEFSFDDLAEHDVRCAVRTVLSTGAKEVLWVGHSKGGLTLYGHLARNPQVPVRAAVAIGSPFTFAVQPGLKQFIQRIEPLLRLKSIPVRRITGIALFGAPPGPLTRYMMLADNMDPDVVRRCLANMPSDISGGVVRQFAQWITTDSFCMADGTCYRKPLAGAKLPVMLLAGSKDLLAPPLAVARAQEHLGGPVKLVVAGRGHGFAEDYGHADLVLGRRAPDEIFPLVEAFLSTHATRV, from the coding sequence ATGGCCGACCTCTTCTCGCGAGCGGTGAATCGCGAGGGGGAAGGGTTGCTCACGCTGCCCTTCAAGCCGGACGAGCTGTACCGGGTGCCCACGGACGACGGGGCCGCGGTGGCGCTGGGCCGCTACCACGCCCGGGGCGAGCGCCGCTGGGCCGAGCCCGTCATCCTGTGCCATGGACTGGGCGTCAACCGCTTCCACATGGACTTCGACGAGCGCTACAGCCTGGCGCGCTACCTGGCCCGGGCTGGCTTCGAAACATGGGTGATGGAGCTGCGCGGCCGGGGGCTGGCGGGCCCTTGCGGGGAGTTCTCCTTCGATGATCTCGCCGAGCACGACGTGCGCTGCGCGGTGCGCACCGTGCTGTCCACCGGGGCCAAGGAAGTTCTCTGGGTGGGACATTCCAAGGGTGGACTGACGCTCTACGGTCACCTGGCGCGAAACCCGCAAGTGCCGGTGCGCGCCGCGGTGGCGATCGGCAGTCCCTTCACCTTCGCGGTGCAGCCGGGTCTCAAGCAATTCATCCAGCGCATCGAGCCGCTGCTGCGGCTCAAGTCCATTCCCGTGCGCCGCATCACCGGCATCGCCCTGTTCGGCGCGCCCCCGGGGCCCCTCACCCGCTACATGATGTTGGCGGACAACATGGATCCGGACGTAGTGCGCCGGTGCCTGGCCAACATGCCCTCGGACATCTCCGGAGGGGTGGTGCGCCAGTTCGCCCAGTGGATCACCACCGACTCCTTCTGCATGGCGGACGGCACCTGCTACCGCAAGCCCCTGGCCGGGGCGAAGCTGCCGGTGATGCTCCTCGCCGGAAGCAAGGATCTGCTCGCCCCGCCGCTCGCCGTGGCGCGCGCCCAGGAGCACCTGGGCGGCCCGGTGAAGCTGGTGGTGGCCGGACGGGGGCATGGCTTCGCCGAGGACTACGGGCACGCGGACCTGGTGCTCGGACGCCGGGCCCCGGACGAAATCTTCCCGCTGGTGGAAGCGTTCCTGTCGACACACGCGACCCGGGTTTGA
- a CDS encoding GIY-YIG nuclease family protein: MLTRAVSGAWVVYMVCCRDGTLYTGATNHLERRLATHNRGRGAAYTRARLPVTLVWSEPAVDRGSALRREAALKRLSRAAKLRLVHQASNDSGSN; the protein is encoded by the coding sequence ATGCTCACCCGCGCCGTGTCCGGAGCCTGGGTCGTCTACATGGTGTGTTGTCGGGATGGGACGCTCTACACGGGGGCGACCAACCACCTGGAGCGCCGTCTGGCCACCCACAACCGGGGCCGAGGCGCCGCCTACACCCGGGCGCGCCTGCCGGTGACGCTGGTGTGGAGCGAGCCCGCGGTGGATCGGGGTTCCGCCCTGCGCCGGGAAGCGGCGCTCAAGCGGCTGTCTCGCGCCGCGAAGTTGCGCCTTGTTCACCAGGCGTCAAATGACTCCGGGTCCAATTAG
- a CDS encoding peptidylprolyl isomerase — protein MTLPSRLPLRPALLRAPRVLATALALAVGLAGCTQKDKEEPDALAVATVNGEVISRADFERELEREFIASSSESGQQPSPEEVEPYKRALLDTLISRTVLLQEARAHNITVTPDEVDRGVLRLSSDYPAGNFNDVLAEGQLSMAELKKNEAARLTIEKLFANEVYTRVAVTEEELRDTYAQHEAEYSSPEQVRAAQIVVKTMEEARRLQVQLKTGKKFADLARKYSLSADAKVGGDLGFFPRGQMPPAFDEVVFSLAPGQVSDVVETEYGYHLFRVLEKKPGRKLEFAEVRTQVETKLLEQRRAEAQAKYEQELRSKAQVWVNEPTLQAIRGRPVTQTTTRP, from the coding sequence ATGACTCTCCCGAGCCGTCTCCCCCTCCGCCCGGCCCTCCTCCGTGCTCCCCGTGTGCTCGCCACCGCCCTGGCGCTCGCCGTGGGACTCGCCGGCTGCACCCAGAAGGACAAGGAGGAGCCGGACGCGCTCGCGGTGGCCACCGTCAATGGCGAGGTCATCTCCCGCGCCGACTTCGAGCGCGAGCTGGAGCGCGAGTTCATCGCCTCGAGCTCCGAGTCCGGCCAGCAGCCCTCGCCCGAGGAGGTGGAGCCCTACAAGCGCGCGCTGCTCGACACGCTCATCTCCCGCACGGTGCTGTTGCAGGAGGCGCGCGCCCACAACATCACCGTGACGCCCGACGAGGTGGACCGGGGCGTGCTCCGCCTGTCGAGCGACTACCCCGCGGGCAACTTCAACGACGTGCTCGCCGAGGGCCAGCTGTCCATGGCGGAGCTCAAGAAGAACGAGGCCGCGCGCCTCACCATCGAGAAGCTCTTCGCCAACGAGGTGTACACCCGCGTGGCGGTGACGGAGGAGGAGCTGCGCGACACCTACGCCCAGCACGAGGCGGAGTACTCCTCGCCCGAGCAGGTGCGCGCCGCGCAGATCGTCGTGAAGACCATGGAGGAGGCGCGGCGGCTGCAAGTCCAGCTCAAGACGGGCAAGAAGTTCGCGGACCTGGCGCGCAAGTACTCGCTGAGCGCGGACGCGAAGGTGGGCGGGGACCTGGGCTTCTTCCCCCGCGGGCAGATGCCCCCCGCGTTCGACGAGGTCGTGTTCTCGCTCGCGCCGGGCCAAGTGTCGGACGTGGTGGAGACGGAGTACGGCTACCACCTGTTCCGCGTGCTGGAGAAGAAGCCGGGGCGCAAGCTGGAGTTCGCCGAGGTGCGCACCCAGGTGGAGACGAAGCTGCTCGAGCAGCGGCGCGCGGAGGCGCAGGCGAAGTACGAACAGGAATTGCGGAGCAAGGCCCAGGTGTGGGTGAACGAGCCCACGCTGCAGGCCATTCGCGGACGGCCCGTCACCCAGACGACGACCCGGCCCTGA
- a CDS encoding CBS domain-containing protein, translating to MEVALEPTDTLLRALGVMERHGVRLLPVLGEAGRMVGLLSREHVMSAWEVDPLLPVSLVMAACGAPRPLGPRLVPR from the coding sequence ATGGAGGTCGCTCTGGAGCCCACGGATACCCTCTTGAGGGCCTTGGGGGTGATGGAGCGCCACGGTGTCCGGCTGCTGCCCGTGCTGGGAGAGGCGGGGCGGATGGTGGGGCTGCTCAGTCGGGAGCACGTGATGTCGGCGTGGGAGGTGGATCCCCTCCTGCCCGTGTCGTTGGTGATGGCGGCGTGTGGGGCGCCTCGCCCGCTTGGACCCCGGCTGGTGCCCCGGTGA